A single window of Tuberibacillus sp. Marseille-P3662 DNA harbors:
- a CDS encoding RluA family pseudouridine synthase — MEPYTLKQVIQDAADGVLLRTYLFDHLKLSRRLVKSIKFGGQFFINGQPATVRYRITTGDELVIKFPPEHTSDTLMARSMPLDIKYEDDDALVINKPPDLPVIPSFQYPNGTLANGVLAYLQGQHLPYTVHTVTRLDRDTSGLILIAKHRYAHERFFHMQHSKAIEREYLAVAEGHLQAVEGVIDAPIGREEGSIIKRCVREDGKWARTHYKVVKRLAGMDVVTIRLETGRTHQIRVHFAHIGHPLAGDDLYGGSLTRIHRQALHSQHLSFKHPLTEETIVVSAPPSPDIHGIIQHSSSI; from the coding sequence ATGGAACCTTACACTCTAAAGCAAGTGATACAAGACGCCGCGGATGGCGTCTTGTTACGAACCTATTTATTTGACCATCTCAAGCTATCCCGGCGGCTTGTTAAATCGATTAAATTTGGCGGACAATTTTTCATTAATGGTCAACCCGCAACCGTTCGTTATCGGATCACCACCGGTGATGAACTGGTCATCAAATTTCCCCCTGAGCATACTAGCGATACGTTAATGGCTCGGTCGATGCCCCTCGATATTAAGTATGAAGATGATGACGCTTTGGTTATCAACAAACCGCCGGATTTACCGGTCATTCCCTCCTTTCAATATCCTAATGGCACATTAGCTAATGGTGTTTTGGCTTATTTACAAGGGCAGCACCTGCCTTACACTGTACATACGGTCACCCGTCTTGATCGGGATACCTCAGGCTTAATTTTAATTGCCAAACATCGCTACGCTCACGAACGTTTTTTTCATATGCAACATAGTAAGGCTATAGAAAGGGAATATTTGGCGGTTGCGGAAGGACATCTGCAAGCAGTAGAAGGAGTTATTGATGCCCCTATTGGCAGGGAAGAGGGAAGTATTATCAAAAGATGCGTCCGAGAAGATGGAAAATGGGCTCGGACGCATTATAAGGTCGTCAAAAGATTGGCGGGTATGGATGTTGTCACAATTCGGTTAGAAACCGGTCGAACACATCAAATTCGGGTGCATTTTGCTCATATCGGTCATCCATTAGCCGGTGATGACCTCTACGGTGGTTCACTAACCAGGATTCACCGGCAAGCTTTACATAGCCAGCATCTATCCTTTAAACATCCACTAACAGAGGAAACGATTGTTGTTAGTGCTCCCCCTTCGCCGGATATTCATGGCATCATTCAACATTCGTCAAGTATCTAA
- the cls gene encoding cardiolipin synthase, whose amino-acid sequence MKKQAQLLLIVFAVMLGLLFLQDWQQWIFDTLNIGLSLSVIFIAIVIFLENRQPSRTMTWLLVLAVFPIFGFIFYIAFGQSYRKKRLFRKRAYMEEQYLNYAASPSVDQERLDIMGEHQEATLRLSQRLGQHPVSFATDTEVLTNGEVTFREIFKALEAAEHHIHMEYYIIRNDDLGHRIKDTLINKANAGVEVRFLYDAVGSWQLSKRYIHDLKKAGVEMVPFFPVKLPFFNHKLNFRNHRKIVVIDGGTGFIGGLNVGDEYLGKHPGFGFWRDTHLQVMGEAVQSLQMIFMQDWYYMTGASLDHGHYLKSEPVTSDHGAVQMVSSSPDDEWEVIKNLFFSMITSAKRSIWIASPYMIPDEDILTALKVAALSGIDVKILVPGRPDKRIVFYASRSYFPELLEAGVEIHEYQQGFMHSKVIVVDHELASIGTSNMDMRSFHLNFEVNAFLYRTESTVQLVADFLNDLDKSSQIAFDEFKKRPLLTRVVESTSRLLSPLL is encoded by the coding sequence ATGAAAAAACAAGCGCAGCTGCTATTGATTGTGTTTGCGGTCATGCTTGGTCTATTATTTTTACAAGATTGGCAGCAATGGATCTTTGATACGCTCAATATTGGTTTATCACTCAGCGTTATTTTTATTGCAATTGTGATTTTCCTAGAGAATCGCCAACCATCCAGAACCATGACATGGTTATTAGTATTGGCGGTTTTCCCTATTTTTGGATTTATTTTTTACATTGCTTTTGGCCAAAGTTATCGGAAAAAACGGCTGTTCCGTAAACGAGCCTATATGGAAGAACAATATCTTAACTATGCCGCTTCACCATCGGTGGACCAAGAACGTCTTGATATCATGGGTGAGCATCAAGAGGCAACGCTGCGGCTGTCTCAACGTCTGGGACAACACCCGGTATCATTCGCGACTGATACTGAGGTTCTAACGAATGGTGAAGTCACTTTCCGAGAGATTTTTAAAGCTCTAGAAGCGGCGGAGCACCACATCCATATGGAATACTATATTATTCGCAACGATGACCTCGGTCACCGCATTAAGGATACTTTGATTAACAAAGCCAACGCTGGTGTCGAGGTGCGATTTTTGTATGATGCCGTTGGTAGCTGGCAATTGTCGAAACGGTATATTCATGATTTAAAAAAAGCTGGCGTCGAAATGGTGCCATTCTTTCCAGTGAAGTTACCTTTCTTTAACCATAAACTGAATTTCCGTAATCACCGCAAGATTGTCGTCATTGATGGTGGAACGGGTTTTATCGGAGGGTTGAACGTCGGTGATGAGTATTTAGGTAAACATCCTGGATTTGGTTTTTGGCGTGATACGCATTTGCAAGTCATGGGTGAAGCCGTGCAAAGTTTGCAGATGATCTTTATGCAAGATTGGTATTATATGACAGGGGCATCTTTGGATCATGGCCATTACCTTAAATCTGAACCGGTGACGAGCGACCATGGCGCTGTGCAGATGGTGTCCTCATCACCTGATGATGAGTGGGAAGTGATTAAAAATCTGTTTTTCTCAATGATTACGTCTGCCAAGCGTTCGATTTGGATTGCTTCGCCTTATATGATTCCAGATGAGGATATTTTGACTGCACTGAAGGTCGCCGCCCTTAGTGGCATTGATGTCAAAATTCTTGTCCCAGGAAGGCCAGATAAGCGCATCGTTTTTTATGCTTCACGATCCTATTTTCCCGAATTGCTTGAAGCAGGTGTCGAGATTCATGAATACCAGCAAGGATTCATGCACAGTAAAGTGATTGTTGTTGACCATGAGTTGGCATCAATTGGGACGTCGAATATGGATATGCGCAGTTTTCATTTGAATTTTGAAGTTAATGCGTTTTTGTATCGCACTGAGAGCACTGTCCAACTCGTCGCTGATTTTCTAAATGACTTGGATAAATCTTCACAAATTGCTTTTGACGAATTTAAAAAACGCCCGTTATTGACGCGGGTGGTTGAATCAACATCAAGATTGCTTTCACCGTTATTGTAG
- the spxA gene encoding transcriptional regulator SpxA yields the protein MVTLYTSPSCTSCRKAKAWLEDHNIDYNERNIFSEPLSIEEIKEILRMTEDGTDEVISTRSKAFQDLNVQLDALPMQELYEMVRDNPGLLRRPILLDDKRLQVGYNDDEIRRFLPRKVRTFQLQEAQRMVN from the coding sequence ATGGTCACTTTATATACATCACCAAGTTGTACATCATGCCGAAAGGCTAAAGCTTGGTTAGAAGATCACAATATTGATTACAATGAACGAAATATCTTCTCGGAGCCATTATCCATTGAAGAGATTAAAGAAATTCTTCGCATGACGGAAGATGGAACCGATGAAGTTATCTCAACGCGTTCCAAAGCATTTCAAGATTTGAATGTCCAATTGGATGCCCTTCCAATGCAGGAATTATATGAAATGGTTCGCGATAATCCCGGACTGTTAAGACGTCCCATTTTATTGGATGACAAGCGTTTGCAAGTGGGTTATAATGACGATGAAATCCGGCGGTTCCTACCACGGAAAGTCAGAACGTTTCAACTGCAAGAAGCCCAACGCATGGTTAACTAA
- a CDS encoding competence protein CoiA, which produces MLVAQTINGMSVSLMHHDWSFRKLDAWRRRTRFICPACQGTVILRLGDKKRWHFAHKNNASCSAQAEHETSNHILGKRVLHRWLKAQLYHPQLEHYLPQIKQRPDCYTEKTEPPLAIEFQCSTIPARDVMQRTQGYRSIKVLPLWILARERLKRVMTNIYQITGTDIATLQLSTQSSLVYFDPHERQFLLLHDIIPLTATRFYAQALTWPIQATPLSRLYEVPERHEKALTTAVLQQKKRLRTNQIPPQTPDERYVQQMLALRGYSLYSFPDFAGLPSARFLPIQTPAYLWQIWLIVQFLLHKRGDTFHKNNILQRFHRLIQKGVFRLRETTYPMNGVNKAISHYLFLLTERGLLSQSQDQYQVISDIKWRNMTLDEALECDISCLKRLVMIL; this is translated from the coding sequence TTGTTGGTTGCTCAAACCATTAATGGCATGTCTGTGTCATTGATGCATCATGATTGGTCCTTTCGGAAACTTGACGCTTGGCGACGAAGGACTCGATTTATATGTCCGGCTTGTCAAGGGACGGTGATTCTTCGCCTCGGTGACAAAAAACGCTGGCACTTTGCCCATAAAAACAATGCGTCATGTTCAGCACAGGCTGAACATGAAACCTCCAATCATATTCTCGGGAAACGAGTCCTTCATCGTTGGCTTAAAGCGCAATTGTATCATCCTCAACTTGAACATTATCTACCTCAAATCAAACAGCGGCCCGATTGTTATACAGAAAAAACAGAGCCTCCTTTAGCGATAGAATTTCAGTGTTCAACCATTCCTGCGCGAGATGTGATGCAAAGAACGCAAGGCTACCGGAGCATTAAGGTTCTCCCGCTGTGGATATTGGCCAGAGAACGCTTGAAGCGGGTGATGACTAATATTTATCAGATTACAGGAACAGACATAGCTACCCTTCAATTATCCACTCAATCATCACTTGTCTACTTTGACCCACATGAAAGACAGTTTTTACTTCTACATGATATCATTCCATTAACGGCGACACGGTTCTACGCACAGGCGCTGACATGGCCCATACAGGCCACACCGCTATCAAGATTATATGAAGTCCCAGAACGTCATGAGAAAGCCCTGACGACCGCTGTTTTGCAGCAAAAGAAACGATTGAGAACCAACCAGATCCCCCCGCAAACACCTGATGAAAGATATGTGCAGCAAATGCTCGCCTTAAGAGGCTACTCCCTTTATTCTTTTCCTGACTTTGCGGGTCTACCCTCAGCACGCTTTCTTCCGATACAGACACCAGCTTATCTTTGGCAGATATGGCTGATTGTGCAGTTTCTACTACACAAGCGGGGCGATACTTTCCATAAAAATAATATTCTCCAACGATTTCACCGGCTGATCCAAAAGGGGGTTTTTCGCTTGCGGGAGACGACTTACCCGATGAATGGGGTAAATAAGGCCATCAGTCATTATTTATTCTTGCTAACGGAACGAGGACTTCTATCACAGTCCCAAGATCAGTATCAGGTTATCAGCGATATTAAATGGCGTAATATGACTTTAGATGAAGCTCTAGAATGTGACATAAGCTGTCTTAAAAGGTTGGTTATGATTCTGTAG
- the mecA gene encoding adaptor protein MecA: MEIERVNDYTLKFFISYVDIEDRGFDREEIWYNRERSEELFWELMDEAHHQESFPLEGPLWIQVQAMDKGLEILVTRAQLSNDGSKLELPISKDKHLDIPVHEEFENVLNEQLEDSDLDDEPLDEAEHLGDSDGQMSFLIRFHDIEDLIALSSDFGKDDVDTKLYHHGNDYYLSVTFYDEMGEYEQENTLSRILEYGDETGLTVHYVAEYGKVIIQERAIENIQYYFG, from the coding sequence ATGGAGATTGAACGCGTAAATGATTATACGCTGAAGTTTTTCATCAGTTATGTCGATATAGAAGATCGGGGATTTGACCGGGAGGAAATATGGTATAATCGTGAACGGAGTGAAGAACTGTTCTGGGAATTAATGGATGAAGCTCATCACCAAGAGTCTTTTCCGTTAGAAGGACCGCTCTGGATTCAGGTTCAGGCGATGGATAAAGGATTAGAAATTCTTGTTACACGGGCGCAATTGTCTAATGATGGTTCCAAGTTAGAATTACCAATTTCTAAGGATAAACATCTTGACATTCCAGTTCATGAGGAATTTGAAAATGTTTTGAATGAACAATTGGAGGACAGTGATCTTGATGATGAACCGCTTGATGAGGCGGAGCATTTGGGTGATTCGGATGGACAGATGTCTTTCCTAATCCGGTTTCACGATATTGAGGACCTTATTGCTCTCAGCAGCGATTTTGGTAAAGATGATGTTGATACTAAGTTGTACCATCATGGTAACGATTATTATCTTAGTGTCACCTTCTACGATGAGATGGGCGAATATGAGCAAGAAAATACTTTAAGTCGAATCCTTGAATATGGTGATGAAACAGGCTTAACTGTTCATTATGTTGCTGAATATGGTAAAGTCATCATCCAAGAGCGAGCGATTGAAAATATTCAATATTATTTCGGTTGA
- a CDS encoding GTP pyrophosphokinase: MLDWDLFLTPYHQAIDELKIKLRGYREQYEMTSQHSPIEFVTGRVKPVPSILDKSRRKDIPFNQLHTMQDIAGLRVMCQFVDDIRTVIELLRSREDLQIVEERDYIADKKDSGYRSYHLVVSYPVQTIVGEQNILVEIQIRTLAMNFWATIEHSLNYKYEGQIPIEIKNRLQRAAEAAFRLDEEMSKIREEIQEAQKHFYLKKTDDKSRKK; this comes from the coding sequence ATATTGGACTGGGACCTATTTCTAACACCGTATCATCAAGCCATTGATGAATTGAAAATAAAGTTAAGGGGGTACAGGGAACAATATGAAATGACATCGCAGCATTCACCAATTGAATTTGTGACTGGGCGCGTCAAACCGGTTCCCAGCATTCTTGATAAATCAAGGCGGAAGGATATCCCCTTTAATCAATTACATACCATGCAGGATATAGCTGGTTTACGTGTGATGTGTCAATTTGTTGATGACATCCGAACCGTTATTGAACTTCTGCGCAGTCGTGAAGACCTGCAGATCGTGGAAGAAAGAGACTACATTGCTGATAAAAAGGACAGCGGTTACCGGTCCTATCACTTGGTGGTCAGTTATCCTGTTCAAACCATTGTAGGGGAACAAAATATTTTAGTTGAAATTCAAATTCGTACATTAGCGATGAACTTTTGGGCTACAATTGAGCACTCATTGAATTATAAATATGAAGGCCAGATTCCGATAGAAATCAAAAATCGTCTGCAACGGGCAGCTGAAGCGGCCTTCCGATTAGATGAAGAGATGTCTAAGATTAGAGAAGAAATCCAGGAAGCGCAGAAACATTTTTATCTAAAGAAGACCGATGACAAAAGCCGAAAAAAATAA
- a CDS encoding CYTH domain-containing protein encodes MSQELEIEYKNLLTQKEFDTLKHHFQLQQHDFFKQHNDYFDTYHFELKQASAALRIRQKQDQYTLTLKQSAPSGIGLMETHQSIEQKQAEHIIATGVLPEGDVRKALRESNISTDKLQYLGRLSTERAELAYKDGTLVLDHSFYLKKDDYELEYEVSDAHLGRKQFDALMHEFKLPERPPQNKVQRFFVRKFNGDVES; translated from the coding sequence ATGAGTCAAGAACTTGAGATTGAATACAAAAATTTATTAACGCAAAAGGAATTTGATACACTTAAACACCACTTTCAATTGCAGCAACACGATTTTTTCAAACAGCACAATGATTATTTTGATACATACCATTTTGAACTCAAACAAGCGAGTGCTGCCTTACGCATCCGTCAAAAACAAGATCAGTATACATTGACATTGAAACAATCAGCACCCTCCGGCATCGGCTTAATGGAAACTCATCAATCGATTGAACAGAAACAAGCTGAACATATTATAGCAACCGGGGTATTGCCTGAAGGTGACGTACGCAAAGCGCTTAGAGAAAGCAATATTTCCACCGATAAACTCCAATACCTTGGGCGTCTGTCAACGGAACGGGCGGAGTTAGCCTATAAAGATGGAACGCTCGTACTTGATCACAGTTTTTACTTAAAAAAGGATGACTATGAATTGGAATATGAAGTGTCCGATGCCCACTTAGGTCGAAAGCAATTCGATGCGCTGATGCACGAGTTCAAGCTTCCCGAGCGCCCCCCACAAAATAAAGTACAACGATTTTTTGTGAGAAAATTCAACGGTGATGTTGAATCTTAA
- a CDS encoding TerC family protein, whose translation MDINSDIILAVINIILIDIILGGDNAVVIAMACRKLPSAQRNKAIFLGSGIAVILRIFLTAVMMSLMQIPYLLLVGGGLLIFIAFKLLIDNDSEPDIKSSGHLFTAVKTIVFADLVMGLDNILGIAGASHGDITLVVFGLLFSVPIIIWGSKLILTAIEHVPGLLYIGGGVLAYTASGMITGEPAINTVFADHPQLKSTVYVAVIVGVLLSGWIYNQSKRYQNQ comes from the coding sequence GTGGACATAAATAGTGATATTATCCTAGCTGTTATAAATATTATTCTCATTGACATTATTCTTGGTGGTGATAATGCCGTGGTCATTGCCATGGCTTGCCGGAAATTACCATCTGCACAAAGAAATAAAGCCATTTTTCTTGGATCCGGAATTGCCGTCATTCTAAGAATCTTTCTCACCGCTGTGATGATGTCACTGATGCAAATTCCCTATCTACTCCTTGTCGGCGGCGGGCTTCTGATCTTCATCGCCTTTAAATTGCTGATTGACAACGATTCTGAACCGGATATCAAGTCAAGCGGACACTTATTCACCGCCGTCAAGACGATTGTTTTTGCTGATTTGGTGATGGGACTTGATAATATCTTAGGCATTGCCGGTGCATCCCATGGTGATATCACACTCGTTGTGTTTGGACTACTTTTCTCAGTCCCTATCATCATTTGGGGCAGTAAATTAATTTTAACAGCCATTGAACATGTACCGGGCCTTCTATACATTGGCGGCGGTGTCCTCGCTTATACAGCCAGCGGTATGATCACAGGCGAACCGGCCATTAATACCGTTTTTGCCGACCATCCTCAATTAAAATCAACAGTGTATGTGGCCGTCATTGTCGGCGTACTGCTGTCAGGATGGATTTATAACCAATCCAAACGCTATCAAAATCAATAA
- a CDS encoding NAD kinase has protein sequence MRFAIQSKGDETSNQIQEQIKRYLTGFELVYDEEEPDIVISVGGDGTLLYAFQRYVHRLDETAFVGVHTGHLGFYADWTPEEVEKLVIHIAKTPFHIVDYPLLEVTVRFNDDKKEKRYLALNECTVKSMEGSLVMDVVIKGETFETFRGDGLCISTPSGSTAYNKALSGAIIHPSLPSIQLAEMASINNRVFRTVGSPLILPQHHTCMLRPVNDVNFDVTIDHLFLVHKDVKSIQCRVAHEKVRFARFRPFPFWKRVKESFISD, from the coding sequence ATGCGATTTGCAATCCAATCTAAAGGTGATGAAACCTCTAACCAAATCCAAGAACAAATCAAGCGTTATTTGACCGGTTTTGAACTCGTCTATGATGAAGAAGAACCGGATATTGTCATTTCTGTTGGCGGCGATGGCACCCTTCTGTACGCCTTCCAACGTTATGTCCACCGACTTGATGAAACAGCGTTCGTCGGCGTACACACCGGTCATCTCGGTTTCTATGCTGACTGGACGCCGGAAGAAGTTGAAAAGCTTGTAATACATATTGCGAAAACGCCCTTCCATATTGTGGACTATCCATTGCTTGAAGTGACAGTACGATTTAATGATGATAAAAAAGAAAAGCGTTATCTTGCGCTGAATGAGTGTACAGTGAAAAGCATGGAAGGCTCATTAGTTATGGATGTTGTCATTAAGGGAGAAACATTTGAGACGTTTCGTGGCGATGGACTGTGCATTTCAACACCCTCTGGAAGCACCGCTTATAACAAAGCGTTATCAGGGGCGATTATTCACCCCTCATTACCATCCATTCAATTAGCAGAGATGGCGTCAATCAATAACCGTGTGTTTCGGACAGTCGGTTCACCGCTGATTTTGCCTCAGCATCATACATGTATGCTCCGTCCTGTGAATGACGTTAATTTTGACGTGACCATTGATCACTTGTTTCTTGTTCATAAGGATGTTAAATCGATTCAATGCCGCGTTGCCCATGAAAAAGTCCGGTTTGCCCGGTTCCGGCCGTTCCCATTTTGGAAGCGCGTGAAAGAATCATTCATCAGCGATTGA
- a CDS encoding globin domain-containing protein, which translates to MEYPDQTIYEGIGGADKVAALVDHFYDRVARHPDLAPIFPDDLTETKRKQQQFLTQFLGGPSLYSEEHGHPRLRARHLRFPIGAAQGRAWLSCMQAAMDAVTIPEPWCEIMFERLTLTAHHMVNLHEENSLER; encoded by the coding sequence ATGGAATACCCGGATCAAACGATATATGAAGGGATCGGAGGAGCCGATAAGGTGGCAGCCCTTGTCGATCATTTCTATGATCGCGTTGCCCGCCACCCTGATCTCGCACCGATTTTCCCAGATGATTTAACTGAGACGAAACGAAAGCAACAGCAATTTCTCACTCAGTTTCTTGGCGGACCGTCCTTATACAGTGAAGAACATGGACATCCGCGCCTAAGGGCTCGTCACTTGAGATTTCCGATTGGTGCCGCTCAAGGTCGTGCATGGTTATCCTGTATGCAAGCGGCGATGGATGCAGTCACGATTCCTGAACCTTGGTGTGAGATCATGTTTGAACGTTTGACGTTAACGGCACACCACATGGTAAACTTACACGAGGAAAACAGCCTAGAGAGGTGA
- a CDS encoding DsbA family protein, with translation MQPFTQNAACEGSNGTCTTPQYQSQSHKPIEIYSFIDPLCPECWGLEPIIKKLTVEYSQYFTLRYVIGNQSASHKYSTKEKMAHLTGMSYDGAATQALSTYQTSIAVKAAELQGKSAGRKFLRRFREQLFVNQAHMNQEDLWMDCAKSINLDLDEFKKDIESERPFKALQCDRNITSEMDVDNLPAFVFFNISENDEGIKINGRYPYHVYVQVLTELLGETPKPESHPPLEAFMSKYQFVATQEIAMVYDMDQQETEKEMKKLQLRQSVEAVPVKFGTFWRYTG, from the coding sequence GTGCAACCATTTACGCAGAATGCCGCGTGTGAAGGATCTAATGGGACTTGTACAACACCTCAATATCAATCACAATCACACAAACCCATTGAAATCTATTCATTTATAGATCCATTATGTCCTGAATGCTGGGGACTCGAACCGATTATAAAAAAATTAACGGTAGAATACAGTCAATATTTCACATTAAGATATGTGATCGGCAATCAATCAGCAAGTCATAAATATTCAACCAAGGAAAAAATGGCCCATTTGACAGGAATGTCCTATGATGGTGCTGCCACACAAGCGCTCTCGACATATCAAACATCCATTGCTGTCAAGGCCGCTGAACTGCAAGGAAAAAGCGCTGGACGTAAATTTTTACGGCGATTCCGAGAACAACTTTTTGTTAACCAGGCCCATATGAATCAAGAAGATTTATGGATGGATTGCGCAAAAAGTATTAACCTTGACCTTGATGAATTTAAGAAAGATATCGAATCAGAACGCCCGTTTAAAGCATTGCAGTGTGATCGAAACATCACTTCGGAAATGGACGTTGACAACTTGCCGGCATTTGTCTTTTTCAATATTAGTGAGAATGATGAAGGGATCAAAATCAACGGTCGTTATCCCTATCATGTGTATGTCCAAGTGTTGACAGAATTGTTAGGCGAAACACCGAAACCTGAATCCCACCCACCGCTTGAAGCTTTTATGTCTAAATATCAATTTGTAGCAACACAAGAAATCGCCATGGTTTATGATATGGATCAACAAGAGACGGAAAAAGAAATGAAGAAACTGCAGCTACGGCAATCCGTGGAAGCCGTTCCCGTCAAATTCGGTACCTTTTGGAGGTACACAGGCTAA
- the pepF gene encoding oligoendopeptidase F, translated as MANSLPTRDEIPEEEKWNLELVYGSVDEWEEDYEAVKAMIPEVAAFKGQLDESAETLYQAFQKRDQLTMKFGKLVLYATRKSDEDTSDSTYQALKERVMSLASQTNSELAYMVPEILSIDEAKLKGFIEDYEPLQLYRQQLEEINQERPHILPEEQESLLAQAGEILDNPSSTFNMLNNADMTFPKVKNDKGEEVELSHGRYGNLIKSDDREVRKQAFEAMFDTYASYKNTLASTLGGVVKHNNFTANVRNYRSAREAALSSNHIPEEVYDNLLKTINDNLHLQHRYVKLKKQALELDDIHMYDLYTPLVKNVDMDVSYDKAKDLVLEGLQPLGQDYLDVIKEGYKSRWIDVRETKNKQSGAYSASTYGTAPYILLNWSDDIRDVFTLAHELGHSMHSYYSSEHQPYPYHDYTIFNAEVASTCNEALLNDYLLKNTNDRRQRMFLLNNLLEDFRATVFRQTMFAEFEQIIHEKAAEGHALTPDFFTSIYYDLNKKYFGDDITVDERIGYEWSRIPHFYRSFYVYQYATGYSAAAALSKQIIDEGQPAVERYKGFLQSGSSDYSINLLKNAGVDMTTSKPIEEALSVFEGHLDELEKLLQE; from the coding sequence ATGGCTAACTCGTTGCCAACAAGAGATGAGATCCCTGAAGAAGAGAAATGGAACTTGGAATTGGTCTATGGTTCCGTTGATGAATGGGAAGAAGATTATGAAGCTGTTAAAGCGATGATTCCAGAAGTGGCGGCTTTTAAAGGTCAATTGGATGAATCAGCTGAAACCTTATATCAAGCCTTTCAAAAGCGTGATCAATTAACAATGAAATTCGGTAAGCTTGTGCTTTATGCCACACGAAAGTCTGATGAGGATACATCGGATTCAACGTATCAAGCTTTAAAGGAACGGGTAATGAGCCTCGCATCACAAACTAACAGTGAGCTGGCTTATATGGTTCCGGAGATTTTATCGATTGATGAAGCCAAATTGAAGGGATTCATTGAAGACTATGAACCTCTGCAGCTGTATCGTCAGCAATTAGAAGAAATTAATCAGGAACGGCCACACATTCTACCTGAGGAACAAGAATCATTGCTCGCTCAAGCGGGTGAAATTCTAGATAATCCGTCAAGTACGTTTAACATGTTAAACAATGCAGACATGACGTTTCCTAAAGTGAAAAATGACAAAGGGGAAGAAGTGGAGCTCTCACACGGTCGCTACGGCAACTTGATCAAAAGTGATGATCGTGAGGTGCGCAAACAGGCCTTTGAAGCGATGTTCGACACGTATGCTTCTTATAAAAATACGCTCGCTAGCACCCTCGGTGGTGTCGTTAAGCATAATAATTTCACGGCGAACGTTCGTAATTATCGTTCAGCACGCGAAGCGGCGCTAAGCAGTAATCACATTCCTGAAGAGGTCTATGATAATTTGCTCAAGACGATTAATGACAATCTGCACTTGCAGCATCGCTATGTCAAATTAAAGAAGCAAGCGCTGGAACTTGATGACATACATATGTATGATTTGTATACGCCGCTTGTTAAAAACGTCGATATGGATGTGTCTTATGATAAGGCTAAAGACCTTGTTCTTGAAGGTTTGCAGCCACTAGGGCAGGATTATCTTGATGTCATTAAAGAAGGCTATAAAAGCCGTTGGATTGACGTACGAGAGACCAAGAATAAACAAAGCGGTGCTTACTCAGCTTCGACTTATGGCACAGCCCCCTATATATTGTTGAATTGGTCCGATGATATCCGTGATGTATTTACGTTAGCGCACGAGCTTGGACATTCAATGCACAGCTACTATTCATCAGAGCATCAGCCTTATCCGTATCATGATTACACCATTTTCAACGCTGAGGTCGCATCAACATGTAATGAAGCGTTATTAAATGATTATTTACTGAAAAACACAAATGATCGTCGTCAAAGAATGTTTTTGTTGAATAATTTGCTTGAAGATTTCCGTGCGACGGTCTTCCGCCAAACCATGTTTGCTGAATTTGAACAGATCATTCATGAGAAAGCGGCAGAAGGTCATGCTCTGACACCTGATTTTTTCACAAGTATCTATTATGATCTAAATAAGAAGTATTTCGGTGATGATATTACTGTGGATGAACGTATCGGTTATGAATGGTCGCGCATTCCGCATTTCTATAGAAGCTTCTATGTGTATCAATATGCGACAGGCTATAGTGCGGCCGCTGCTTTATCAAAGCAAATCATTGACGAAGGTCAGCCGGCGGTGGAAAGATACAAAGGCTTTCTGCAATCGGGAAGCTCTGATTACTCCATTAATTTGTTAAAAAATGCAGGTGTGGATATGACGACTTCCAAGCCAATTGAAGAGGCCCTGTCCGTTTTTGAGGGTCATCTCGATGAACTGGAGAAATTGTTACAGGAATAA